A region from the Luteitalea sp. genome encodes:
- a CDS encoding cytochrome c oxidase subunit 3 family protein produces MLGMWVFLLTEVLFFGGLFMAYILYRGWYTEAFHEASRHLSVGWGFFNTLVLIASSLTMALAVRAGQTTNRRGQLLFLTLTIVLGTAFLGVKVIEYADKFTHHLVPGAHFAFTPSALAPGAELFFSLYFAMTGLHALHMIIGAGIMLVMLYMAWRGRFSTEWYTPLEISGLYWHFVDIVWIFLFPLLYLIGGLSVFGGGAGH; encoded by the coding sequence ATGCTCGGAATGTGGGTCTTCCTGCTCACCGAAGTGCTCTTCTTCGGCGGCTTGTTCATGGCCTACATCCTCTACCGCGGGTGGTATACGGAGGCTTTTCACGAGGCGAGCCGCCATCTGTCGGTGGGCTGGGGCTTCTTCAATACCCTCGTGCTCATCGCGAGCAGTCTGACGATGGCGCTTGCCGTGCGCGCGGGACAGACGACGAACCGGCGGGGACAGCTCCTGTTCCTGACCCTGACGATCGTTCTGGGCACCGCCTTCCTCGGTGTCAAGGTCATCGAGTACGCTGACAAGTTCACTCATCACCTCGTACCAGGTGCCCATTTCGCATTCACCCCGTCGGCGCTCGCACCCGGAGCCGAGCTCTTTTTCTCGCTGTACTTTGCGATGACGGGGCTGCACGCCCTACATATGATCATCGGCGCCGGGATCATGCTCGTCATGCTCTACATGGCATGGCGCGGGCGCTTCAGCACCGAGTGGTACACGCCGCTCGAGATATCCGGCCTGTACTGGCACTTCGTGGACATCGTCTGGATCTTTCTCTTCCCGTTGCTCTATCTGATTGGCGGCTTGTCCGTCTTCGGGGGTGGGGCTGGACACTGA
- a CDS encoding caa(3)-type oxidase subunit IV, whose translation MSSDHIVPVRVYLTIFTALVVGTVATVAVAGVDLGWLNTPVALAIAITKASLVVLFFMHVRYSPRLIQLTAVAGFIWFLIMVTFTLSDYLTRDILALGK comes from the coding sequence ATGTCGTCTGACCACATCGTGCCCGTGCGCGTTTATCTCACGATCTTCACCGCCCTCGTGGTGGGCACCGTCGCGACCGTCGCGGTCGCTGGCGTTGACCTCGGTTGGCTCAATACCCCAGTCGCGTTGGCCATTGCCATCACCAAGGCCAGCCTCGTCGTGCTCTTCTTCATGCACGTGAGGTACTCGCCGCGCCTGATACAGCTCACCGCTGTGGCCGGCTTCATCTGGTTCCTGATCATGGTCACCTTCACGCTGAGCGACTACCTCACCCGCGACATCCTCGCCCTCGGAAAATAG
- a CDS encoding response regulator, whose translation MTVRGSVLIVDDEVKIRTLLASALGDDGHEVLCAGSAAEARQLLGQRLFDVLVVDNLMPGMTGLELIRELSATVADSDRPQVVMITAHATVEGAIAAMKLGAFDYLQKPFEVDELIVVVGRALEHQRLRTEHRYLLSERDEEFNHYGIVGRSRAMQEVIRQAELVAGSKSTVFIMGETGTGKELVARAIHAHSAERHMPLIKVNCAALPETLLESELFGHVRGAFTGAISNKKGRFALADGGTLFLDEIGMISLTVQAKLLRVLQEREFEPLGSERSQRVDVRVIAATNRDLAALGREGRFLEDLYYRLTVIPIRIPPLRERREDIPVLAEHFVRKHAKRAGRRIERLDQAALDRLSAYDWPGNIRELENAIERAVVLSATPTITADAISWPASLGSPSTVLPSSDLHQNLDWVERETLTRALEASRGVKKDAAELMGISQRALSYYLSKHRVD comes from the coding sequence ATGACGGTTCGTGGCTCCGTTCTCATCGTCGATGACGAGGTGAAGATTCGAACGTTGCTCGCGTCGGCCCTTGGTGACGATGGCCACGAGGTGCTCTGCGCGGGCAGCGCTGCGGAGGCGCGACAACTGCTCGGTCAGCGGCTCTTCGATGTCCTGGTCGTCGACAACTTGATGCCAGGGATGACGGGGCTGGAGTTGATTCGCGAGCTCTCGGCGACCGTTGCAGACAGCGATCGGCCCCAGGTCGTCATGATCACGGCACACGCAACCGTGGAAGGCGCCATAGCCGCCATGAAGCTCGGCGCGTTCGACTACTTGCAGAAGCCGTTCGAGGTCGACGAGCTCATCGTTGTCGTCGGTCGCGCCTTGGAGCATCAACGCCTTCGCACAGAGCACCGATATCTGTTGTCGGAGCGCGACGAAGAGTTCAATCACTACGGCATCGTCGGACGGAGCCGCGCGATGCAGGAGGTGATACGCCAGGCGGAGCTCGTCGCCGGATCGAAGAGCACGGTCTTCATCATGGGGGAGACGGGCACGGGAAAGGAGCTGGTGGCACGCGCCATCCACGCGCACAGCGCCGAGCGTCACATGCCGCTCATCAAGGTCAACTGCGCGGCACTCCCGGAAACACTGCTCGAATCCGAGCTCTTCGGCCACGTGCGTGGAGCGTTCACGGGGGCGATCTCGAACAAGAAGGGACGCTTCGCCCTGGCAGATGGCGGCACGCTGTTTCTCGACGAGATTGGGATGATCAGCCTCACGGTGCAGGCCAAGCTCCTGCGGGTCTTGCAAGAGCGCGAGTTCGAGCCGCTCGGCAGCGAGCGTAGCCAGCGGGTCGACGTCCGCGTGATTGCCGCGACGAATCGAGACCTCGCGGCGCTTGGCCGCGAGGGCCGTTTTCTCGAGGATTTGTATTATCGGCTGACGGTCATCCCGATTCGTATTCCACCGCTCCGTGAGCGTCGAGAAGACATCCCGGTGCTGGCGGAACACTTCGTGCGCAAGCATGCAAAGCGCGCGGGACGGCGCATCGAGCGACTCGATCAAGCGGCGCTCGATCGGCTCTCGGCCTACGACTGGCCAGGCAATATCCGCGAGCTCGAGAACGCCATCGAGCGCGCCGTTGTGCTGTCTGCGACACCCACGATCACGGCAGACGCCATCTCTTGGCCGGCGTCGCTCGGCTCGCCGTCGACCGTCCTACCATCGAGCGACCTCCACCAAAATCTCGACTGGGTCGAGCGTGAGACGCTCACGCGCGCGCTCGAGGCATCGCGCGGCGTCAAGAAGGACGCCGCTGAGCTCATGGGCATCAGTCAGCGGGCGCTCAGCTACTACCTTTCCAAGCATCGCGTCGATTAG